The genomic region CCCTCGTGGGCGATGGCGCCGACGGTCAGCCTCGGCTCCTCGGCGTGCTGGGCAATGAGCACCCCGAGGCCCGTGGCGTACTCCAGCGCACGTCGCATCAGCAGCGGGTCGTCCACGCAGATGCCGTCGTCGGAGAACATCCGGACCCGGCCCACACCCGCGGCCATCAGGCCCATCTCGGTGAGCTGCTTGCCCGCCAATCCGACGGTGACGGCTCCGACCGGGTGCACGTCGACGAGGCCGACCTGCTGGCCGCGGTGCCACACGTGGTCGGTGACCACCGGACTGTCGGCGACGGGGTCGGTGTTGGCCATCGCGAAGACGGCGGTGTATCCACCGAGTGCCGCTGCGGCAGAACCGGTCTCGATATCCTCGGCGTACTCGCGGCCGGGTTCGCGCAGATGCGTGTGCAGGTCGACGAAGCCGGGCAGCAGCACCTGGCCGTGCGCGTCGACGACGACGCCGCCGTCGGGCACCGACAGGTCGGGGCCGATCTCCGCGATCTGACCGCCGTCGACGAGCACGTCGACCGCGTCACCCTCGCCGTACAAGCGGACGCCCTGAATCAGGAGCGGCACCGGCGACCCGGGATTGTCAGACGTCATGCACTCACCTCTACCGCTTCACTGCCCGCGCCCACCAACAGATGGAACAGGACCGCCATCCTGACGTGGACACCATTGGACACCTGTTGGAGCACCGCGGACTGCGAGGAGTCGGCGACCGACGATGCGATCTCCATACCGCGCAGCATCGGGCCGGGGTGCAGGACCACTGCCCCCTCGGACAGCGTGGCAAGCCGTTTGTCCGAGAGCCCGTAGAAGACCGAGTACTCCCGTGCCGACGGGAAGAAGCCGCCGTTCATACGCTCGGCCTGTACCCGCAGCATCAGCACGACGTCGGCGGCAGGCAGTTCGGCATCGAGATCGTGCGACACCGTCACGGGCCAGGACGACACCCCGACCGGAAGCAGGGTGGGCGGTGCGACCAGCACCACCTCGGCGCCCAGCGTCGCGAGCAGCAGCACATTGGACCGCGCCACCCGACTGTGCAGCACGTCGCCGACGATGACGACCCGCTTGCCCTCGATCGATCCCAGCCGCTGGCGGATGGTCAGTGCGTCGAGCAGCGCCTGCGTCGGGTGCTCGTGGGTGCCGTCGCCTGCGTTGATCACCGCAGGTCCCCCGCCGTCCGGCTCGGCCGTCCACTCAGCCAACTGCTGGGCCGCACCGGATGCGGGATGGCGGATGATCAGGGCGTCCGCGCCCGCCGCACGCAGCGTGAGTGCCGTGTCGCGCAACGACTCTCCCTTGGCGACAGAGCTGCCCGAGGAACTGACGTTGATCACGTCGGCGCTCATCCACTTGCCCGCGACCTCGAATGACACCCGCGTGCGAGTCGAGTTCTCGTAGAACATCGTGATGATGGTGCGGCCGCGCAGCGTCGGCAGCTTCTTGACCTCGCGGCCCAGCAGCGCCTCGCGGAACCGGTCGGCGTCGTCGAGGATCGCGGTGGCCTCGTCGCGTGTCAGGTCGCCCGCAGCGAGCAGGTGTCTGGTCATCTCGTCGGACCTCCGGTACTCGCGATCCACACCCCGTCTTGGTCGTCCAGCTCAGCCAGCCGCACCATGATGTTGTCGGTGCGGGAGGTGGGGACGTTCTTGCCGACGTAGTCGGCGCGGATCGGCAGCTCGCGGTGCCCGCGGTCCACGAACACCGCAAGTTGCACGGCGCGTGGCCGGCCAACGTCGCGCAGCGCGTCCAGTGCGGCTCGCACGGTGCGCCCGGAGTAGAGCACGTCGTCGACGAGTACGACGATCGAGCCGTCGATGCCACCGTCGGGGATCGTCGTCACGGCCAGCGCTCTTGGCGGCTTGGACATCAGGTCGTCACGGTAGAGGGTCACGTCCAGTGCCCCGGCGGAGACCTCGACACCGGAGAACTCGGTGATGTTGCGCGCCAACCGTGTCGCCAGCGTCACGCCTCTTGTCGGAATGCCCAGCAGGACCACCCGAGGCGCGTCGGCGCCGTCGAGGGCGGTCTTCTCGATGATCTGGTGTGCGATGCGGGAGACGGTCCGGCTCACATCCGACGCGGACAACAATTCCCGGTCGGGACTGGGGGTGACTGAGCCAGACATGGTTGACCCGGACCTCCTTCTCCGCCTCACCGGACGGATCGTTAAAGGATGCCAAACTGCGGCAGACTCTATCACCAGCGCGGGCGCACCCCGGCCGAGGCCACCGCCGCGGGAACGCTGGCTACGCTGAGCCGAATGAAGCTCGACGGGAACCAGGCATCCATCCAAGAGGTGATCGACGCAGGGCTGCTCGCCGGCGCGGTCACGATGGTGTGGCAGGGCGGCAGCGTGCTGCAGGTCAACGAACTCGGCCACCGCGACGTCTCCGCGAAACTGCCGATGCAGCGCGACACGATCTTCCGCATCGCCTCGATGAGCAAGCCCGTCACGGTGGCCGCCGCGATGTCGCTGCTCGAGGAGGGCCGGTTCACGCTGTCGGACCCCGTCACCGAGTGGCTACCCGAACTCGCGGGCATGCGGGTGATGGCAGACCCTGCCGGACCGCTGGAACGGACCGTGCCCGCGCAGCGGCCCATCACGTTCGACGATCTGATGACCCACCGCAGCGGGCTGGCATACGCGTTCTCGGTGGGAGCGCCATTGAGCCGGGCGTACGGGAAACTGATGTTCCGCCAGGACCAGGACCGCTGGCTCACCGAGCTCGCAGCGCTGCCGCTGGCCCACCAGCCCGGCGAGCGCATGACCTACAGCCACGCCACCGACGTCCTCGGCATCGCGCTGTCCCGTATCGAGGGCAAGCCCCTCGGTGACGTCCTGGCCACCCGGATCTTCGAGCCCCTCGGTATGTCCGACACCGGTTTCGCAGTCAGCCACGAGGGCCGTCGACGGGCCGCCACGATGTACAAGATAGAAGCCGATGGCACGCTCCGCGACGATGTCATGGGCCCGGCTCCGGTGACACCGCCGACGTTCTGCGCCGGTGGCGCGGGACTGTGGTCCACCGCCGACGACTACCTGGCCTTCGCACGGATGCTGCTCGCCGGCGGAACACTCGACGGGGTCCGGGTCCTTTCGGAGAGGTCCGTCGACCTGATGCGCACCGACCGGCTCACCACCGAGCAGAAGCGCCACCCCTTCCTGGGGATGCCGTTCTGGCGCGGGCGCGGCTTCGGGCTGAACCTGTCGGTGGTCACGGATCCGGCGCAGTCCCGCCAGTTGTTCGGTCCCGGTGGGCTCGGCACATTCGGTTGGCCCGGCGCGTACGGCACCTGGTGGCAGGCCGACCCCTCGGTCGACCGCGTGATGATCTACCTCGTCCAGAACATGCCCGACCTCAGCCCGGACTCCGCGGCCGCGGCCGTCGCGGGCAACACGTCGCTGCTGAAGCTGCAGTCCGCGCAGCCCAAGTGGGTCAAGCGGACCTACCAGGCGCTCGAGTCCTAGCGACGTGCCATGAGACGGCCGACGGTGTTGGTCAGTGGCACGGGCATCGCCAGGCCGGCCCTGGCGTTCCGGCTGCACCGCAGCGGGTCCCGCGTCACCGTCGTCGAAATGATGCCGGGCATCCGACCCGGGCGGACAGACGGTCGACCTTCGCGGGGCGGGGCGCGAGGTCGTCGAACGCATGGGTCTGCTGGAAGCGATGGTCGGCCGCTCCCTGGATCAGCGCGGCATCGCGCGGGTCAGGGCCGATGGCAGTCGTCGCGCGCACATGCCGGTCGAGGCGTTCGATGGCCCGCACTCGACGGTGCGGCGACTCGTTTTCGGCCCCTACGTCGACAAGTGCCAGGACCTAGCCGTGGGGATCGACGGTTACGCACCTGTGTCGAAGTCAAACACCGTGATCACCGCTGCGGTGATGAAGTGGATTGCAACGCTGGCCGTTTCGGTCGGTGGCCGATCGCAAGTGGTTCACTACCGCCGATTCGATCGCCCTGCCGGACTACAGTCGAGGCTGAGCGGCGGCAGCGAGGCCGCCAAGGTCGACGGCTTCCAAAGCGGCTCGGGCGCTGTCGTCACCGGCGATGACCACCGGGGTCCGCCCACTTGGAGTTACCTGCCATACTGCGTGCGCGGCGGCACGCACAATCGATAGTCCGTCACACTCGACCGGGATGCCGGTTGATGTCACTGTCGCCGTGCCACCGACGACATTGACGCGCCAGTGAGGTTGCTGGCAAACACGCGTCCTAGCAGCGGGGTATGTGAGACCACGTATGTCCGGTGCGACATAGGTGGGTCGGTGTTCGGCTGGCGCGGCGAGCAAGTCGCGTACCGTGCCAACGCCGCTGCATACCAACAAGCTTGGCAATCCGGCAGCATGTGCGCTGGCAATGTCGGTGTCAAGCCGGTCACCTACGACAAGCGGTGAATCGAACGGACCCCGAGCAATCGCGTCGCGTAGGATCGCCGGCTGCGGCTTCCCTGCCACTTCAGGTTCCAATCCGGTCGCTGCGTGTAGCGCCGCCACCAAGGACCCGTTTCCCGGCAACAATCCGCGCTCAGTCGGCAGCGTGTGATCAACATTGGTAGCCACCCACAAAGCTCCGCGGCGAATCGTGAGGGCGGCTTCGGCGAGATCAGTCCACCCAGTGCGCGGTGAGTGGCCCTGCACGACAGCGGCAGCACCCTCGGCCGCGGACCGCACCGCCCGCAAGCCGACGCTGTCCACCTCCGCAGCCAGGGCATCAGTACCGACAATCAGCACGGGCGTACCCACACTCAACCTCGATGCCAGCAGCCTTGCCGCGATCTGCGCGCTGGTCACAACATCATCATCGCCGAGCGAGAAACCCATTTGGCGCATGCGCTCCGCGACTTGGCCCGGGCTCCGCGCAGCGTTATTCGTGACGAACAATGTTCGGACGCCAATTTCGGCCAATGTGGCCACGGCACCCTCGACAGGTTCTGCACCTCGGTAAACGGTTCCGTCGAGGTCCAGCAGTATGCAATCATGTTCGGCAGCGAGGCATCCCACTGCACTTATCATCTCGCCCACCAGGTCTGATGAATGCGCCGACACATCACGGCGGTGATCGGCTCGCATCCATCAAAGGCGCTGCGCACCAGGGCCGCGTCTGTGAAGTCCTGGCCCTCCGTGTATTCATTGGTAATCACCGCTGTCGCTATCCCAGCCGACGCAGCAGCACGTAACCCGACCGACGAGTCCTCCACCGCCAGCGCTTGTTCCGGCGCCAGGCCAAGTTGATTGAGGGTCTTGAGATAGACTTCGGGATCGGGCTTGAGGCGATCGACGTCGTCACCGGTCACCATCGTCTCAACGACCCCGTCTCCAAGCACCTGGCGCACCAGGGGTTCCACCCACGCGCGGCGACCGGTAGTAGCCACTGCGATTCTGAGACCCGCGTCGACAAGGCCGGTCGTGAAGCTCCGTAATCCCGAGCGCGGCTTCACCTCGCCGGCAAGGATACGTTCACGGAACAACGCGGTCTTCGTATCATGGATCTCTGTGGCCAGTCGCTCGACATCTGAGTAACCCCGTTGGCGCAGATCGGTCGCTATCCGGCGGCGCCCCCCGGTGATCTTCAGCAGAGGACCGTACTCGGCGACATTCCAAACGATCTCGATCCCGTGCAACGCAAACGCGTCATTGAACGCCGGGCGGTGACCATCGCGCTCCGTGTCGGCCAGGGTTCCGTCGACATCGAAGATCACGGCGGAAAGAGACGTGCTGACACTCACTATCGTGATCCCTGGAGCAGGTGATACAGCAGAAGCATCTGAGTGATCGCCAGCGGTGTGCTCCTTCTCCCGGCGCCTGTGATTCCAAGCCATTGGGGCACTTCGGCGCCAGGTTCTCCCAGGGCGTTCCAGATCAGATTCTCCGCAGCCTCATTCTCCTCCTCCGAGGTGTAGCCGTGCACGTGCATGCTCTCGACAGGTCTGCCGTCCGTGTCGCGAGTGAGGCGAAGGTGGGCGGTGCGGGTGAGGCTCGGCCGGAGAATCTGGGCGAGGTCCGGTTGGACGATGGTGGGGCGAAGCAATACCTCGGCAGACAACGGGGTGTCGGCGGGATCATCGCGCCCGGATATCCTCGAGAAGCTCACCACGATGTCGGCATGTACTCGTTGCGGCCGGATCACCGAAGCGGATGCGGCCTCAGCGGCCGCGAGTGCCTCCCGTACCTGTTCGGCGGTGTATCCGCGGTCCCCGGTGTCGCGCCGCATCTTCCAAGCGCGCCGGATGCCCTCTGCCGGATCCAGGTAGACGGTGACATCGAAACACGCGCGCGCCAGCTTGCTGTGCAGCGGCAGAACTCCGTGCACGATGACAAAGTCTTTGGGCTCCAACAACTCCGGCCGTGTTCGCAGGCCAATGGCGTGGTCGTACACGGGCTTGAGGACTGGTTGACCGGTTGCCAACAGCTGGAGGTGCTGTTCGAGGATGCCGAGATAGTTGCTATCGGGATGCACCGGCGTCAACGACATGCCGACACGTTCAGTGCGATCGAAGCGCTGGTAGTCATCGGCGGAGAGCGAAAGGCATCGATCAGTCCCGAGTGCTTCCACCAAGCCCGCCGCTAACGTAGCCTTTCCCGCCGCGCTGTCCCCTGCAATCGCAAGCATCACAGGACGATGGCGGTAATCGGCGGCGCGACTCATTCGAAACCGTCTATCGGGCACCCAATCACCTAACTCGGATTGACTGACCGTTCGAGGACCCGTAGTGCGGAATCGGCGACCGCTCGCGGCGTGAGCCCTAGGTGGGCAGCGACCTGCGACCCCGGTCCGCTCTCACCGAACCGATTCAGACCGACGACGACGTCGCGATCACGCGCCAGAGCACGCCACCCGATCGTCACACCGGCCTCTATCCACACCGCCGGGACGTCCGGCAGGACTGTGCGGTCCACCGAGAGTGCTTCGCTGAGCCGCTCCCGCCACATCACCGACACCACAGCTGCCCGTACACCCCGCTCGGCAAGAAGATCGGCCGCGGCCAGCGCTAGCGATACCTCCGAACCACTGGCGCCCAGGAGGACGTCAGGATGGTCCGTCGCCGTACCCACCGTACGAAGTCCATTGCGACGGAGGTCGTTCAGTCCATCGTTGCCCAGGTTGGGCAGGCTTTGCCTGGTCAGGATCAGCGCAGTCGGACCCGCGAGATTCCTGGCGGCGATGTCCCAGGCCAGTGCAGTCTCTCCGGCATCGGCTGGGCGCAGCACGGTTACTCCGGGGATCAGCCGTAACGACTCGATCTGTTCGATCGGCTGGTGTGTCGGCCCATCCTCCCCGACATGCACCGAGTCGTGGGTGAAGACGTATACGACGGGTTGACGCATCAACGCCGACAATCGCAGTGCCGGACGTAGATAGTCAGCGAAAACCAGAAATGTGCTGCCGAACGGGCGTAGGCCGCCATGAACGGCGATGCCGTTCATGGCCGCTGCCATGGCATGCTCGCGAATCCCGAAATGTACTGTGCGACCGGAGTAGTCATCGGGACTCACAGCGCCGCCAGGAATGACGGTGTTGGTGGATGCCGCCAAGTCAGCTGAGCCGCCGACAAGGGCGGGGTACCTCGAGGCCAGGCAATTGAGTGCAGTGCCCGATGCCTGACGCGACGCGGTGGCCTTGTCCGGCAGTGCATCCAGGATGTGGGACAGGATGTCACCATCGGGTGGAGCGGGCACCGTGTCAAGCCGATGGTCGACCGCCGATTGTGGATTCGCTGCTGTCCACTCGGCGTACGCGTGGACCCAGTCGGCGCGTGCGGCTGCGCCCTCAGCGGCTAGTGCAGCCGCGACGGAAGCCAGCTCGTCGGGCACATGGAACTGGGTCGTGGGCCAGCCACAGCGGGCACGCATCGCCGTGATCGTCTCCACACCGAGCGGGCTGCCGTGTGCCCTGGATGTGCCCTCGACTCCAGGAGCGCCGTAACCGATGATTGTCCGCAGCCGGATGAACGTCGGCGCCGAATCGTCGGTGCGCGCGATGGTCAGTGCCCGATCGATCGCGTCGACGTCGTTGCCGTCCTCGACTAAGAGGGTGGTCCACCCGTATGCGGCGAAACGCGCCATCGCGTCGTCTCCGCAGCTGACGTCGGCAGGACCGTCGATGGTCACATTGTTGTCATCGAAGATGACCACGAGCCGGCCGAGCCCGAGCCGCCCGGCCAGGGATGCAGCCTCATGGCTGATGCCCTCCATCAGGTCGCCGTCACCGGCCAGGACCCACGTGCGGTGGTCGACAATCCGATGCTCTTGGTCATTGCAGCGGGCTGCCAGCATACGTTCAGCCAGGGCCATACCGACTGCGTTGGCGAGCCCCTGACCCAGTGGACCGGTCGTCGTCTCGACGCCAGGTGTCTGTCCGAACTCCGGGTGTCCGGGCGTGCGCGAGCCGAGCTGGCGAAACTGTGCGAGTTCAGCGGCCGTCAGTCCGTAGCCAAACACGTTGAGTAGCGCGTAGAGCAATGCCGAGCCGTGTCCGGCAGACAAGACAAAGCGGTCGCGGTCAGGCCACCCCGGGTGTGCCGGGTCATGACGCAGGTGACGCGACCACAACGTCCATGCGGCAGGAGCAGCACCCAGCGGCAGGCCGGGATGGCCGCTGTTGGCCGCCTGCACCGCATCTACGGCCAGAAAGCGAAGCGTGGTGATCGCCAGTTCATCGATCTCCGCGCTCAGTATCTGGCGGGCGGATGACGTCGCGCTATCGGTCGTCATCGTAGCTCCGCCCCCAGCACCGCAGCGCTGCGCAGGGCTCCAACGCGGTCGGACATCGTGCCCGCCCCGTTGAAGATCGATGACCCCGCACAGAACACACTCGCGCCTGCCCGAGCAGCGGCGCCAATGGTTCCAACACCTATTCCACCGTCGACCTCCAGCTCGATGTCGCCTCCGCGACGGTCTATTTCGGTACGCGCCGCGGCGATCTTGGTCTCCATTGACGCGATGTACCGTTGTCCGCCGAATCCTGGATTCACCGTCATCACCAACAGCAGATCAACCAAGTCGAGCACATTCATCACGGCCTGCAACGGTGTGGCGGGATTCAACGCCACACCTGCGCGGGCACCCAAATCAGCTATCGCACACAGTGTCCTGTGCAAGTGCCGAGTTGCCTCAGCGTGCACGATGACGATCTCGCAACCCGCTTGCACCCAGGCTCCCAACATCGGATCTGGATCCTCGACCATCAGGTGTGCTTCGAAGCCCATCGACACGTGTGGCCGACAAGCGGCGATCAGATCGGGGCCGAAGGTCAGATTCGGCACGAACTGACCGTCCATCACATCCCACTGGATGCGGTCGACACCCGCCTTCTCCAAATGCCGCAGCTCTTGACCTAGATCTGAATAGTCCGCGGGCAGAACCGATGCGACGACAGTAGGCGAGCGCCCGTCCATCCAACCTCCTTGAGTCACGATGATGCTAGGAATGCAAGGAGGCGGTGAGTTTCCCCGTTTCGGGGGATTGTGCGGGTTAGATTGGGCCCGACTTTCAAAACTCGCGTGACGCGGCCCACTTGCGCTCCTATCGTATTCCCATGATGACGGCGACGGTCGCGAGTCCGGTGCGGGTTGTTCTGGTCGATGATCACCAGATGGTGATCGAGGGCCTCAAAGCCATGCTGACCGCGTTTCAGAGCAAAGTACGTGTCGTCGGACAGGCCGTCGGTGTCGAGCAGGCCGTCCAGGTTGTGGAGAGCCTTGACCCCGATGTCGTGCTGTGCGATGTGAGGATGCAGGGATCCAGCGGTCTTG from Mycolicibacterium sp. YH-1 harbors:
- a CDS encoding aspartate carbamoyltransferase catalytic subunit, yielding MTRHLLAAGDLTRDEATAILDDADRFREALLGREVKKLPTLRGRTIITMFYENSTRTRVSFEVAGKWMSADVINVSSSGSSVAKGESLRDTALTLRAAGADALIIRHPASGAAQQLAEWTAEPDGGGPAVINAGDGTHEHPTQALLDALTIRQRLGSIEGKRVVIVGDVLHSRVARSNVLLLATLGAEVVLVAPPTLLPVGVSSWPVTVSHDLDAELPAADVVLMLRVQAERMNGGFFPSAREYSVFYGLSDKRLATLSEGAVVLHPGPMLRGMEIASSVADSSQSAVLQQVSNGVHVRMAVLFHLLVGAGSEAVEVSA
- the pyrR gene encoding bifunctional pyr operon transcriptional regulator/uracil phosphoribosyltransferase PyrR codes for the protein MSGSVTPSPDRELLSASDVSRTVSRIAHQIIEKTALDGADAPRVVLLGIPTRGVTLATRLARNITEFSGVEVSAGALDVTLYRDDLMSKPPRALAVTTIPDGGIDGSIVVLVDDVLYSGRTVRAALDALRDVGRPRAVQLAVFVDRGHRELPIRADYVGKNVPTSRTDNIMVRLAELDDQDGVWIASTGGPTR
- a CDS encoding serine hydrolase — encoded protein: MKLDGNQASIQEVIDAGLLAGAVTMVWQGGSVLQVNELGHRDVSAKLPMQRDTIFRIASMSKPVTVAAAMSLLEEGRFTLSDPVTEWLPELAGMRVMADPAGPLERTVPAQRPITFDDLMTHRSGLAYAFSVGAPLSRAYGKLMFRQDQDRWLTELAALPLAHQPGERMTYSHATDVLGIALSRIEGKPLGDVLATRIFEPLGMSDTGFAVSHEGRRRAATMYKIEADGTLRDDVMGPAPVTPPTFCAGGAGLWSTADDYLAFARMLLAGGTLDGVRVLSERSVDLMRTDRLTTEQKRHPFLGMPFWRGRGFGLNLSVVTDPAQSRQLFGPGGLGTFGWPGAYGTWWQADPSVDRVMIYLVQNMPDLSPDSAAAAVAGNTSLLKLQSAQPKWVKRTYQALES
- a CDS encoding HAD-IIA family hydrolase; the protein is MRADHRRDVSAHSSDLVGEMISAVGCLAAEHDCILLDLDGTVYRGAEPVEGAVATLAEIGVRTLFVTNNAARSPGQVAERMRQMGFSLGDDDVVTSAQIAARLLASRLSVGTPVLIVGTDALAAEVDSVGLRAVRSAAEGAAAVVQGHSPRTGWTDLAEAALTIRRGALWVATNVDHTLPTERGLLPGNGSLVAALHAATGLEPEVAGKPQPAILRDAIARGPFDSPLVVGDRLDTDIASAHAAGLPSLLVCSGVGTVRDLLAAPAEHRPTYVAPDIRGLTYPAARTRVCQQPHWRVNVVGGTATVTSTGIPVECDGLSIVRAAAHAVWQVTPSGRTPVVIAGDDSARAALEAVDLGGLAAAAQPRL
- a CDS encoding HAD-IA family hydrolase, giving the protein MSVSTSLSAVIFDVDGTLADTERDGHRPAFNDAFALHGIEIVWNVAEYGPLLKITGGRRRIATDLRQRGYSDVERLATEIHDTKTALFRERILAGEVKPRSGLRSFTTGLVDAGLRIAVATTGRRAWVEPLVRQVLGDGVVETMVTGDDVDRLKPDPEVYLKTLNQLGLAPEQALAVEDSSVGLRAAASAGIATAVITNEYTEGQDFTDAALVRSAFDGCEPITAVMCRRIHQTWWAR
- a CDS encoding phosphoribulokinase, with the protein product MSRAADYRHRPVMLAIAGDSAAGKATLAAGLVEALGTDRCLSLSADDYQRFDRTERVGMSLTPVHPDSNYLGILEQHLQLLATGQPVLKPVYDHAIGLRTRPELLEPKDFVIVHGVLPLHSKLARACFDVTVYLDPAEGIRRAWKMRRDTGDRGYTAEQVREALAAAEAASASVIRPQRVHADIVVSFSRISGRDDPADTPLSAEVLLRPTIVQPDLAQILRPSLTRTAHLRLTRDTDGRPVESMHVHGYTSEEENEAAENLIWNALGEPGAEVPQWLGITGAGRRSTPLAITQMLLLYHLLQGSR
- the tkt gene encoding transketolase, giving the protein MTTDSATSSARQILSAEIDELAITTLRFLAVDAVQAANSGHPGLPLGAAPAAWTLWSRHLRHDPAHPGWPDRDRFVLSAGHGSALLYALLNVFGYGLTAAELAQFRQLGSRTPGHPEFGQTPGVETTTGPLGQGLANAVGMALAERMLAARCNDQEHRIVDHRTWVLAGDGDLMEGISHEAASLAGRLGLGRLVVIFDDNNVTIDGPADVSCGDDAMARFAAYGWTTLLVEDGNDVDAIDRALTIARTDDSAPTFIRLRTIIGYGAPGVEGTSRAHGSPLGVETITAMRARCGWPTTQFHVPDELASVAAALAAEGAAARADWVHAYAEWTAANPQSAVDHRLDTVPAPPDGDILSHILDALPDKATASRQASGTALNCLASRYPALVGGSADLAASTNTVIPGGAVSPDDYSGRTVHFGIREHAMAAAMNGIAVHGGLRPFGSTFLVFADYLRPALRLSALMRQPVVYVFTHDSVHVGEDGPTHQPIEQIESLRLIPGVTVLRPADAGETALAWDIAARNLAGPTALILTRQSLPNLGNDGLNDLRRNGLRTVGTATDHPDVLLGASGSEVSLALAAADLLAERGVRAAVVSVMWRERLSEALSVDRTVLPDVPAVWIEAGVTIGWRALARDRDVVVGLNRFGESGPGSQVAAHLGLTPRAVADSALRVLERSVNPS
- the rpe gene encoding ribulose-phosphate 3-epimerase — encoded protein: MDGRSPTVVASVLPADYSDLGQELRHLEKAGVDRIQWDVMDGQFVPNLTFGPDLIAACRPHVSMGFEAHLMVEDPDPMLGAWVQAGCEIVIVHAEATRHLHRTLCAIADLGARAGVALNPATPLQAVMNVLDLVDLLLVMTVNPGFGGQRYIASMETKIAAARTEIDRRGGDIELEVDGGIGVGTIGAAARAGASVFCAGSSIFNGAGTMSDRVGALRSAAVLGAELR